In one Alphaproteobacteria bacterium genomic region, the following are encoded:
- a CDS encoding GNAT family N-acetyltransferase produces MKDEVSFVRLTEIEPTEIARHMSDPRLAEHMPLLVTKWDTDVVESFVARKEQSWIGDGLGHWAFLVNGEYVGWGGFQKEGEEWDFGLVLRPEAFGLGRRITKKAIEFALADERISFVTFLLPPSRKKLGALDRLGAKYVGSIDYDGECFLKYRLETV; encoded by the coding sequence ATGAAAGATGAAGTCTCCTTCGTTCGGTTAACAGAAATTGAGCCGACGGAGATAGCCCGTCATATGTCCGACCCGCGGTTGGCCGAGCACATGCCCCTGCTCGTAACGAAATGGGACACTGACGTTGTCGAGAGTTTTGTTGCTCGGAAAGAACAATCCTGGATCGGAGATGGACTCGGGCATTGGGCGTTCCTCGTAAACGGTGAATATGTTGGATGGGGTGGTTTCCAGAAGGAAGGCGAAGAGTGGGACTTTGGTTTGGTCCTAAGACCTGAAGCGTTTGGTCTTGGCAGACGGATCACAAAGAAAGCGATCGAATTCGCCCTTGCAGACGAACGAATATCGTTCGTGACGTTTCTTCTGCCGCCGTCTCGAAAGAAATTGGGCGCTCTCGACCGACTTGGTGCAAAATACGTTGGCTCAATTGATTACGATGGCGAGTGTTTTCTCAAGTATCGTCTCGAGACGGTGTGA
- a CDS encoding NAD(P)-dependent oxidoreductase, with amino-acid sequence MKTFPMFIKTTGQRVAIVGNSEAAAAKLRLLLKTDAAIVLFALDLDPDLTRLVSASRVAHLTRWPDAADLSGFRMAFVATRCAGANRTFARLAAEMGALVNVVDDPDASMAYTPSIVDRDPVVIAIGTEGTAPLLGRRIKSRIETLLDIRIGRLAALAGRLRGRVAAQVARRDRRDFWAWVFDGAPGIALATGDEAGARRMIEYALDSNGRVVGEAGGDGKGRVTVVATPPSGHPDLISVRAVQHLQEADEILHCTKVESTILEFARRDACRIELGLEDPRWKAHMDAISVSVRAGSRIVILLDQDGLADHLDGLVFLSRAVGKAAFEFLSASNLDRLDLVGPSDASPSPGARPIPAARPYIDLACSLEGGPA; translated from the coding sequence ATGAAGACATTTCCGATGTTCATCAAGACAACCGGGCAACGCGTTGCGATCGTCGGCAACAGCGAAGCGGCCGCGGCAAAATTGCGGCTGCTTCTGAAGACCGATGCGGCGATCGTTCTTTTCGCACTGGATCTCGACCCTGATCTGACACGGCTGGTTTCGGCAAGCAGGGTCGCGCATCTGACCCGATGGCCGGACGCCGCCGATCTGTCGGGATTCCGAATGGCCTTTGTTGCGACGCGGTGCGCCGGGGCGAACCGGACCTTCGCACGGCTGGCGGCGGAGATGGGGGCGCTGGTCAATGTGGTCGATGATCCGGATGCGTCCATGGCCTATACACCGTCCATCGTCGACCGCGATCCGGTGGTGATCGCGATCGGCACGGAAGGCACTGCGCCGCTTCTGGGGCGCCGGATCAAATCACGGATCGAAACCCTGCTGGATATCCGGATCGGGCGGCTTGCCGCGCTGGCGGGCCGGTTGCGCGGTCGGGTCGCCGCGCAGGTGGCGCGCCGGGACCGTCGCGATTTTTGGGCCTGGGTTTTCGATGGGGCACCGGGCATCGCCCTTGCGACGGGGGACGAGGCCGGCGCGCGCCGGATGATCGAGTATGCCCTGGACTCCAATGGTAGGGTGGTTGGTGAGGCAGGAGGTGACGGCAAAGGCCGGGTGACCGTGGTTGCGACACCGCCATCGGGACACCCGGACCTGATTTCCGTCCGGGCCGTGCAGCATCTGCAGGAAGCAGATGAAATCCTGCACTGCACCAAGGTTGAATCAACGATTCTAGAATTTGCCCGTCGCGATGCGTGCCGAATTGAGCTCGGTCTGGAAGACCCGCGTTGGAAGGCGCACATGGATGCCATCTCTGTCTCGGTGCGCGCGGGGAGCAGAATTGTGATCCTGTTGGACCAGGACGGTCTGGCGGATCACCTGGACGGACTTGTCTTCCTCTCCCGTGCCGTAGGAAAGGCCGCCTTTGAGTTTCTGTCAGCGTCCAATCTTGACCGGCTGGACCTTGTCGGCCCCAGCGATGCGTCACCTTCTCCCGGCGCCCGCCCCATTCCGGCTGCTCGGCCCTACATTGACCTAGCTTGCTCTCTTGAAGGAGGACCCGCATAA
- a CDS encoding glycosyl transferase family protein, producing MSRLADFVRILGRGPSRARSLTRDEAREAMTLILSGAAEREAVGALLMLMRYRGETAAEIAGFVDAGRAGLGDWSQVSADLDWPSYAAGRSRGLPWFLLSAKLVAGAGYRTVLHGWNSHQGTGADVRAALAGLDIPVADTPAALANALDGSRIAYLPLEALSPDLFDLLRLRDSLGLRSAVNTVLRVLNPCRATAGVQGVFHPPYRDLQQEAALLLGQPRVMILKGGGGEFERHPSKSVELYGVLDGVAVSETAMPLTAYKRRLADTAPDARDLPALWRGDLDDPFAEAVVTGTAAAALLAAGHAGDMALAQREAARLWRNRAGPERKCA from the coding sequence ATGAGCCGGCTGGCCGACTTCGTGCGCATCCTGGGACGCGGTCCGTCGCGGGCGCGCAGCCTGACCCGGGACGAGGCGCGGGAGGCCATGACGCTGATCCTGTCCGGCGCGGCGGAACGTGAGGCGGTGGGCGCGCTTCTGATGCTGATGCGGTATCGCGGCGAGACGGCGGCGGAGATCGCCGGTTTCGTTGATGCGGGCCGTGCGGGCCTTGGCGATTGGTCTCAGGTATCGGCCGATCTGGACTGGCCCAGCTATGCCGCCGGGCGGTCGCGCGGCCTGCCCTGGTTCCTGCTGTCGGCGAAACTGGTGGCCGGGGCCGGCTATCGAACCGTGCTGCATGGCTGGAACTCGCATCAAGGGACCGGCGCCGATGTGCGGGCGGCGCTGGCCGGGCTTGATATCCCCGTCGCGGACACGCCGGCGGCCCTGGCGAACGCCCTGGACGGCAGCCGGATCGCCTATCTGCCGTTGGAGGCGCTGTCACCGGATCTGTTCGACCTGTTGCGCCTGCGGGACAGTCTGGGCTTGCGGTCGGCGGTCAATACGGTGCTGCGCGTTCTGAACCCGTGCCGGGCGACGGCGGGCGTCCAGGGGGTCTTTCATCCGCCCTACCGGGATCTGCAGCAGGAAGCGGCGCTGCTTCTCGGCCAGCCGCGGGTGATGATCCTGAAAGGCGGCGGCGGAGAGTTCGAACGCCACCCGTCGAAATCGGTCGAGCTCTACGGCGTGCTGGACGGTGTCGCGGTGTCCGAAACCGCGATGCCCCTGACGGCGTACAAGCGCCGACTGGCGGATACGGCACCCGACGCACGCGATCTGCCCGCATTGTGGCGCGGCGATTTGGACGATCCTTTCGCGGAGGCGGTGGTAACCGGCACCGCGGCGGCGGCCCTTCTCGCCGCCGGTCATGCCGGCGATATGGCCTTGGCGCAGCGTGAGGCGGCCCGGCTTTGGCGGAACCGCGCCGGTCCGGAAAGGAAATGTGCATGA
- a CDS encoding molybdopterin-dependent oxidoreductase: MAVKTVCPYCGVGCGILAEARDGKVTVKGDPDHPANFGRLCSKGAALGETLDLEGRLLTPMVDGKPATWESAIEKTARAFREAIDAHGPDSVAIYASGQMLTEDYYVANKLMKGFIGSANIDTNSRLCMASTVAGHIRAFGSDTVPGVYEDLELADLVVLVGSNLAWCHPVLYQRITAAKQARPGMRVVNIDPRRTATSDLADISLSIAPGGDLALFAGLLDHLARTGRIDADYCRDHVSGLTEALAAASEIDLSQTGLTAPELQAFYDLWAGTEKVVTVFSQGVNQAIDGTDKVNAILNVHLATGRIGRPGMGPFSVTGQPNAMGGREVGGLATMLAAHMDIANPEHCAALQNFWQSPAMASTPGLKAVDLFRACRKGKIKALWIISTNPAVTLPEADSVRDAIRACPFVAVSDITAETDTAPLADVLFPAAGWGEKSGTVTNSERRISRQRAFLPVPGAARPDWRILCDVAAAMGWGEAFAYDRPADIFREYAALTGLSARFGRDLDLTGLVEADYDALEPVQWPRREGGDGGGGRFFAEGGFFTPDRRARMIPSVATPFARATSTAFPMRLNTGRVRDQWHTMTRSAKSPRLNRHTAEPYVEIHPDDASEKAIAPADLVQVDNPYGRVVARALISENTPRGSIFLPMHWNGHWASAGRTDALVPGDTDPHSGQPALKASVARIEKLAVAWYGFAVCHSHFDPASAYWARARSGGGWQAELAGTETPDDWIGYARALFGLHKDVSVLSAMDATRGTARVAFHTEGRVQAALFAAPEPVAVSRSFVADALKGPARPADVLAGRPGAGRPDSGPIVCSCFDVGVNTILAAIADRGLVDIDAIGAALGAGTNCGSCRPELSGLLMRSGPSRVAAE, encoded by the coding sequence ATGGCGGTGAAGACCGTTTGCCCTTATTGCGGCGTCGGCTGCGGTATCCTGGCGGAGGCCCGCGACGGTAAGGTCACGGTCAAGGGCGATCCCGACCATCCGGCGAATTTTGGGCGCCTGTGTTCCAAAGGGGCGGCGCTGGGCGAAACCCTGGATCTGGAAGGCCGGCTGCTGACCCCGATGGTCGACGGCAAACCCGCGACCTGGGAGTCGGCGATCGAAAAGACCGCGCGGGCATTTCGCGAGGCCATCGACGCGCACGGTCCCGACAGTGTCGCGATCTATGCGTCCGGCCAGATGCTGACCGAGGATTATTATGTCGCCAACAAGCTGATGAAGGGTTTCATCGGCAGCGCCAATATCGACACGAATTCGCGCCTGTGCATGGCGTCCACCGTCGCCGGGCATATCCGGGCCTTCGGGTCCGATACGGTGCCCGGCGTCTATGAGGATCTGGAACTGGCGGACCTGGTCGTGCTGGTCGGATCGAACCTCGCCTGGTGTCATCCGGTCCTCTATCAGCGCATCACGGCGGCCAAACAGGCGCGGCCCGGCATGCGGGTGGTCAACATAGACCCGCGCCGGACCGCGACATCCGATCTGGCGGATATCAGCCTGTCCATCGCGCCCGGTGGGGATCTTGCCCTGTTCGCCGGGCTGCTGGACCATCTGGCACGGACCGGGCGTATCGATGCCGATTACTGCCGCGATCATGTTTCCGGCCTGACGGAAGCCTTGGCGGCGGCATCGGAAATCGACCTGTCCCAAACCGGTCTGACCGCGCCGGAATTGCAGGCGTTCTACGACTTGTGGGCGGGGACGGAAAAGGTCGTGACCGTCTTCAGCCAGGGCGTCAATCAGGCGATCGACGGCACCGACAAGGTCAATGCCATCCTGAATGTCCATCTGGCGACCGGACGGATCGGCCGGCCCGGCATGGGGCCGTTTTCCGTCACCGGTCAGCCGAACGCGATGGGTGGCCGAGAGGTCGGCGGGCTTGCGACCATGCTGGCCGCCCATATGGATATCGCCAATCCGGAACATTGCGCGGCCTTGCAGAATTTCTGGCAATCCCCTGCCATGGCCTCCACGCCGGGCCTGAAGGCGGTAGACCTGTTCCGGGCCTGCCGAAAGGGCAAAATCAAGGCGCTTTGGATCATCTCCACCAACCCGGCGGTGACCTTGCCGGAGGCGGATTCGGTGCGCGACGCGATCCGCGCCTGTCCCTTCGTCGCGGTGTCGGACATTACCGCCGAGACCGATACGGCGCCGCTTGCCGATGTTCTGTTCCCGGCCGCCGGCTGGGGGGAGAAGTCCGGGACCGTCACGAATTCGGAACGCCGCATCAGCCGCCAACGGGCTTTCCTGCCGGTGCCCGGCGCCGCGCGGCCTGACTGGCGGATCCTATGCGATGTCGCGGCCGCCATGGGCTGGGGGGAGGCCTTTGCCTATGACCGGCCGGCGGATATCTTTCGCGAATATGCCGCCCTGACCGGTCTGTCCGCCCGGTTCGGACGCGACCTGGACCTGACCGGACTGGTCGAGGCGGATTATGACGCCCTCGAGCCCGTGCAATGGCCCCGGCGTGAGGGCGGTGACGGCGGCGGGGGGCGGTTCTTTGCCGAAGGCGGGTTCTTCACGCCCGACCGGCGGGCGCGGATGATCCCCAGTGTCGCGACCCCCTTCGCACGGGCCACAAGCACGGCGTTTCCGATGCGCCTCAACACCGGCCGTGTCCGGGATCAGTGGCATACCATGACGCGCAGCGCGAAATCGCCGCGGCTGAACCGGCACACCGCCGAACCCTATGTCGAAATTCATCCCGACGACGCGTCGGAAAAGGCCATTGCGCCGGCCGATCTGGTGCAGGTCGACAATCCGTATGGCCGGGTCGTGGCGCGGGCACTGATTTCGGAAAACACCCCGCGCGGCAGCATCTTCCTACCGATGCACTGGAATGGCCATTGGGCCAGCGCGGGACGGACGGACGCGTTGGTGCCCGGCGATACGGATCCGCATTCGGGGCAACCCGCCCTGAAAGCATCGGTCGCCCGGATCGAAAAGCTGGCGGTCGCCTGGTACGGTTTCGCGGTCTGCCACAGCCACTTTGACCCGGCCTCCGCCTATTGGGCCCGGGCACGGTCCGGCGGCGGCTGGCAGGCGGAACTGGCGGGCACCGAAACGCCGGATGATTGGATCGGCTATGCCCGGGCGCTTTTCGGTCTGCACAAGGATGTTTCGGTGCTGAGCGCCATGGACGCGACGCGCGGCACGGCCCGTGTCGCCTTCCATACCGAGGGGCGGGTCCAGGCGGCCTTGTTCGCGGCGCCGGAACCGGTCGCGGTGTCGCGCAGTTTCGTGGCGGATGCCTTGAAGGGCCCGGCCCGGCCCGCCGATGTATTGGCCGGGCGCCCCGGTGCCGGAAGGCCGGATTCCGGCCCGATTGTCTGCAGCTGTTTCGATGTCGGGGTGAACACCATCCTGGCCGCCATCGCCGATCGCGGGCTGGTCGATATCGACGCCATCGGCGCGGCATTGGGGGCGGGCACGAATTGCGGGTCCTGCCGTCCCGAACTCTCCGGGCTTCTGATGCGCAGCGGCCCCAGCCGGGTGGCGGCGGAATGA
- the nirD gene encoding nitrite reductase small subunit NirD → MSEWIDIGEMDAIPRRGARVVKTAAACVAIFRTEADEVFALDDRCPHKGGPLSDGIVHGKSVTCPLHNWVFDFDTGRCTGPDEGAVAVYPVRVENGRILIDAARLRGRIGEAA, encoded by the coding sequence ATGAGCGAATGGATCGATATCGGGGAAATGGATGCAATCCCCCGCCGCGGCGCCCGCGTGGTGAAGACGGCGGCCGCCTGCGTCGCGATTTTCCGGACCGAGGCGGACGAGGTCTTCGCGCTGGACGATCGCTGTCCGCATAAGGGCGGGCCGTTGAGCGACGGGATCGTGCACGGCAAATCGGTAACCTGCCCGCTGCACAACTGGGTCTTCGATTTCGATACCGGTCGCTGCACAGGGCCCGATGAAGGCGCGGTGGCGGTGTATCCGGTCCGGGTCGAGAACGGGCGTATCCTGATCGATGCCGCCCGCCTGCGGGGCCGGATCGGCGAGGCGGCCTGA
- the nirB gene encoding nitrite reductase large subunit NirB, with protein MAEKLVVIGAGMASGRMLEHLFEGDPDRYSVTLFGEEPRGNYNRIMLSPVLSGEKTYEEIVTHDADWYAANRVDCRFGEAVSRIDRDRKVVVSASGETPYDKLLIATGSSPFVIPVPGSKLDGVVTYRDLDDTNAMIAAAGSGRKAVVIGGGLLGLEAAAGLKARGMDVTVLHLMGHLMERQLDEAAGYLLKAELERRGIRVHVLANTHEIQGEGRVTGVRLDDGTVYPADIVVMAVGIRPNVELAKSAGLACGRGLHVDDAMVTSDADILAVGECVEHGGTCYGLVAPLYDMARVAAQTLLGQDAAYRGSITSTKLKVTGIDLFSGGDFSDGEGREEIVYRDPGAGVYKRLVLVENRIVGIVLYGDTADGGWFFGLLKDGTDISDMRDTLIFGPAYAGGSPLDPMAAVAALPDDAEICGCNGVCKGTIVQAIGAGATDLDAVRTVTKASGSCGTCTGLVEQVLALTLGDAFQAPAARPVCGCTDLTHEEVRRLIKSQDLKTMPAVMQACGWKTSCGCHICRPALNYYLLSDWPLEYRDDPQSRFVNERHHANIQKDGTFSVVPRMWGGITTPNELRAIADAADKYSVPTVKVTGGQRIDLLGVRKEDLPGMWADLNAAGLVSGHAYAKGLRTVKTCVGTDHCRFGTQDSTGLGIKLERRLWGSWTPHKVKMAVSGCPRNCAEATCKDVGIICVDSGFEIGVAGAAGMDVKATEPLAKVATEEEAMELIVAFVQLYRENAKYLDRPYKWVAKVGMDWVRERVVEDAENRADLVRRFDLSQSVYQKDPWAEHAAPRMRPSYRPLADLTLEAAE; from the coding sequence ATGGCCGAGAAACTTGTCGTCATCGGCGCCGGGATGGCGTCCGGCCGGATGCTGGAGCATCTCTTCGAGGGCGATCCGGACCGCTATTCGGTGACCCTGTTCGGCGAGGAGCCGCGCGGCAACTACAACCGGATCATGCTGTCGCCCGTCCTGTCGGGGGAGAAGACCTACGAGGAGATCGTCACCCATGATGCCGACTGGTACGCGGCAAACCGGGTCGATTGCCGCTTCGGCGAGGCGGTGAGCCGGATCGACCGGGACCGGAAGGTGGTCGTCAGCGCGTCCGGCGAAACGCCTTATGACAAGCTGCTGATCGCGACTGGGTCCAGCCCCTTCGTCATTCCGGTGCCGGGCAGCAAGTTGGACGGGGTCGTGACCTATCGCGATCTGGATGACACCAACGCCATGATCGCGGCGGCCGGGTCGGGCCGCAAGGCGGTGGTGATCGGCGGCGGGCTGCTGGGTCTGGAGGCAGCCGCCGGACTGAAGGCGCGCGGCATGGATGTCACCGTCCTGCACCTGATGGGCCATCTGATGGAACGTCAGCTGGACGAAGCCGCCGGATACCTGTTGAAAGCCGAGTTGGAACGGCGCGGCATTCGCGTCCATGTCCTGGCCAACACCCATGAGATCCAGGGCGAAGGCCGGGTCACCGGCGTCCGGCTGGACGACGGCACGGTCTATCCCGCCGATATCGTGGTCATGGCGGTCGGGATTCGTCCCAATGTCGAATTAGCCAAATCGGCCGGGCTGGCGTGCGGCCGGGGCCTGCATGTCGACGATGCGATGGTTACATCGGACGCCGATATCCTGGCGGTCGGCGAATGCGTCGAACATGGCGGCACGTGCTATGGCCTCGTCGCGCCGCTCTATGACATGGCGCGGGTCGCGGCACAGACGCTTCTGGGCCAGGATGCGGCCTATCGCGGCAGCATCACGTCAACCAAGCTGAAGGTGACCGGGATCGACTTGTTCTCCGGCGGCGACTTTTCCGATGGCGAAGGTCGGGAGGAGATCGTCTATCGCGATCCCGGCGCGGGTGTCTACAAGCGCTTGGTCCTGGTCGAAAACCGGATCGTCGGGATCGTGCTCTACGGCGATACGGCCGATGGCGGCTGGTTCTTCGGCCTGTTGAAGGACGGCACCGACATTTCCGACATGCGCGACACGCTGATCTTCGGTCCGGCCTATGCGGGGGGATCGCCGCTGGACCCTATGGCGGCCGTTGCAGCCTTGCCGGATGATGCGGAAATCTGCGGCTGTAACGGCGTTTGCAAGGGAACCATCGTCCAGGCCATCGGGGCCGGGGCGACCGATCTGGATGCCGTCCGGACGGTAACCAAGGCCTCCGGGTCCTGCGGGACCTGTACCGGTCTGGTCGAACAGGTGCTGGCCCTCACCCTGGGGGACGCGTTCCAGGCGCCAGCGGCCCGGCCGGTCTGCGGCTGTACCGACCTGACCCATGAGGAAGTTCGGCGGCTGATCAAGTCGCAGGACCTGAAGACCATGCCGGCCGTGATGCAGGCCTGTGGCTGGAAAACGTCCTGCGGCTGCCATATCTGCCGCCCCGCCCTGAACTATTACCTGCTGTCCGATTGGCCTTTGGAATACCGCGACGATCCGCAAAGCCGTTTCGTCAACGAACGGCATCACGCCAACATTCAGAAGGACGGCACCTTCAGCGTGGTGCCGCGCATGTGGGGCGGTATCACGACCCCGAACGAACTGCGCGCCATCGCCGATGCGGCCGATAAATACAGCGTGCCGACAGTGAAAGTGACCGGCGGGCAGCGCATCGATCTGCTGGGCGTGCGCAAGGAGGACCTGCCCGGCATGTGGGCGGATCTGAATGCTGCCGGACTGGTGTCGGGTCATGCCTATGCCAAGGGGTTGCGGACGGTGAAGACCTGCGTCGGGACCGACCATTGCCGGTTCGGGACGCAGGATTCGACCGGGCTGGGCATCAAGCTCGAACGCCGGCTCTGGGGTTCCTGGACACCGCACAAGGTCAAGATGGCCGTGTCCGGCTGCCCGCGGAACTGCGCCGAAGCGACCTGCAAGGATGTTGGCATCATCTGTGTCGACAGCGGCTTCGAGATCGGCGTGGCCGGCGCGGCGGGCATGGATGTGAAGGCGACCGAACCCCTGGCGAAGGTTGCGACGGAAGAAGAGGCGATGGAACTGATCGTCGCCTTTGTCCAACTCTACCGCGAAAACGCGAAATACCTCGACCGGCCCTACAAATGGGTCGCGAAGGTCGGGATGGATTGGGTGCGCGAACGGGTCGTCGAGGACGCGGAGAACCGGGCCGACCTGGTGCGGCGCTTCGACCTGTCGCAGTCGGTTTATCAAAAGGATCCCTGGGCGGAACACGCCGCGCCGCGGATGCGCCCATCCTACCGCCCGCTGGCGGATCTGACACTGGAGGCGGCGGAATGA
- a CDS encoding nitrate ABC transporter ATP-binding protein (This model describes the ATP binding subunits of ATP-binding cassette (ABC) transporters for nitrate transport, or for bicarbonate transport, in bacteria and archaea.), with protein MAILELKKCSKSFGDGAAREDVLTDIDLSVREGEFVAILGFSGTGKSTLINLMSGLVLPDSGEALFKGDRIQGPGPERGLVFQSYSLMPWLTVRGNIMLAVDAVHKGLSRTDRQEIAAKYIAMVGLNHAADRRPAELSGGMRQRVAVARALAMNPEVLLLDEPLSALDALTRANLQDEIERIWEADRKTVVLITNDVDEALLLADRIVTLTPDGTIGDQFTVSLPRPRDRAAMNHNPAFKALRAKVTQYLMAVGIASKIDGTRLLPDVVPIHGVPKAVAEAAHSFNDERYLQFSQLHKVYPTPKGPLTVVEDFELTMKKGEFVSLIGHSGCGKSTVLTMTAGLNDISKGAIILDGTHVTEADPERAVVFQSPSLFPWLTARENCAVGVDRVYPKASQEERQDVVEYYLERVGLADSMDKPAAELSNGMKQRVGIARAFALSPKLLLLDEPFGMLDSLTRWELQEVLMEVWSRTQVTAVCVTHDVDEAILLADRVVMMTNGPRARIGKIMDVTLPRPRSRKHLLEHPDYYAYREELLTFLEEYEHGAEKKEAA; from the coding sequence ATGGCTATTCTGGAACTGAAAAAGTGCAGCAAGAGCTTCGGCGACGGTGCCGCGCGCGAGGATGTGCTGACGGATATCGACCTGTCGGTGCGTGAGGGAGAATTCGTCGCGATCCTCGGCTTTTCCGGTACGGGGAAATCGACGCTGATCAACCTGATGAGCGGTCTGGTCCTGCCGGACAGCGGCGAGGCCCTGTTCAAGGGGGACCGGATCCAAGGGCCGGGGCCGGAGCGGGGATTGGTGTTCCAGTCCTATTCGCTGATGCCCTGGCTGACGGTCCGCGGCAATATCATGCTGGCCGTGGATGCGGTTCACAAAGGACTGTCCAGGACGGATCGCCAGGAGATCGCGGCGAAGTACATCGCCATGGTCGGTCTGAACCACGCGGCGGACCGGCGGCCGGCGGAATTGTCCGGCGGCATGCGCCAGCGCGTCGCCGTGGCCCGCGCCCTGGCGATGAACCCGGAAGTGCTGCTGCTGGACGAGCCGTTGTCGGCGCTGGACGCACTGACCCGCGCGAATCTGCAGGATGAGATCGAACGGATCTGGGAGGCCGACCGCAAGACGGTGGTCCTGATCACCAACGATGTCGACGAGGCGCTGCTGCTGGCCGACCGGATCGTGACCCTGACCCCCGATGGCACCATCGGCGATCAGTTCACGGTCTCGCTGCCCCGTCCGCGCGACCGGGCGGCGATGAATCACAATCCGGCCTTCAAGGCGCTGCGTGCGAAGGTCACCCAATACCTGATGGCGGTCGGTATCGCCTCGAAGATCGACGGCACGCGTCTGCTGCCCGATGTCGTTCCGATCCACGGCGTGCCGAAGGCGGTGGCCGAGGCGGCCCATTCCTTTAACGACGAGCGCTATCTGCAGTTCTCGCAGCTTCATAAGGTCTATCCGACGCCGAAAGGTCCCCTGACGGTGGTCGAGGATTTCGAACTGACCATGAAGAAGGGCGAGTTCGTATCCCTGATCGGGCATTCGGGCTGCGGCAAGTCGACGGTCCTGACCATGACAGCCGGCCTGAACGATATCTCCAAGGGCGCCATCATTCTGGACGGAACCCATGTGACCGAGGCCGATCCGGAACGGGCCGTCGTCTTTCAGTCGCCGAGCCTGTTCCCCTGGCTGACCGCCCGGGAAAACTGTGCGGTCGGCGTCGACCGGGTCTATCCGAAAGCGTCGCAGGAGGAACGCCAGGACGTCGTCGAATACTATCTGGAACGGGTCGGCCTGGCCGACTCAATGGACAAGCCGGCGGCCGAACTGTCGAACGGGATGAAACAGCGTGTCGGGATTGCCCGGGCCTTCGCCCTGTCGCCGAAACTGCTGCTGCTGGACGAACCCTTCGGGATGCTCGACAGCCTGACCCGATGGGAGTTGCAGGAAGTCCTGATGGAGGTCTGGTCCCGCACGCAGGTGACGGCGGTCTGTGTCACCCATGATGTCGACGAGGCGATCCTGCTGGCCGACCGCGTGGTGATGATGACCAACGGGCCGCGCGCCCGGATCGGCAAGATCATGGATGTGACCCTGCCGCGCCCGCGCAGCCGCAAGCATCTGCTGGAACACCCCGACTACTACGCCTACCGCGAAGAGCTCCTGACTTTTTTGGAGGAGTATGAGCACGGCGCCGAGAAGAAGGAGGCGGCGTGA
- a CDS encoding ABC transporter permease — MSAIADEDFADAAGKQARREKLFARINKIDTYLKVLGLGWGTPILRAAAGDNPKAQGREVLRQLGVPLAAILAFLMLWAHLAPQVQTSLGAVPGPAQVWEQMLSLHEDATRKAEKESAFYERQEERNEKLIAAGKEDRVKWREFTGAPSYYDQIWTSIQTVFFGFLLATVVAVPIGIICGLSPTASAAFNPLIQIFKPVSPLAWLPIVTMVVSAVYVTNDGLFSKSFLNSAITVTLCSLWPTLINTAHGVASIDKDLVNVSRVLKMSTWSKITRLVLPSAQPLIFTGLRLSLGVGWMVLIAAEMLAQNPGLGKFVWDEFQNGSSQSLAKIMVAVFTIGVIGFLLDRMMYAIQTLLTHTNNR, encoded by the coding sequence ATGTCCGCCATCGCCGACGAAGATTTCGCCGACGCAGCCGGGAAACAGGCCCGCAGGGAAAAGCTGTTCGCCCGCATCAACAAGATCGATACCTATCTGAAAGTTCTCGGTCTCGGCTGGGGCACGCCGATCCTGCGTGCCGCCGCCGGGGACAATCCGAAAGCCCAGGGTCGCGAAGTGCTGCGCCAGCTGGGTGTGCCGCTGGCCGCGATTCTGGCCTTCCTGATGCTCTGGGCTCATCTTGCCCCGCAGGTTCAGACATCGCTGGGCGCCGTGCCCGGCCCGGCGCAGGTCTGGGAGCAGATGCTCTCCCTCCACGAGGACGCGACCCGCAAGGCCGAGAAGGAATCCGCATTCTACGAACGCCAGGAAGAGCGCAACGAGAAGCTGATCGCCGCCGGTAAGGAAGACCGCGTCAAATGGCGCGAGTTCACCGGGGCGCCCAGCTATTACGATCAGATCTGGACGTCGATCCAAACGGTGTTTTTCGGCTTCCTGCTGGCGACCGTGGTCGCGGTGCCGATCGGCATCATCTGCGGCCTGTCCCCGACGGCCAGCGCGGCGTTCAATCCGCTGATCCAGATCTTCAAACCGGTCTCGCCGCTGGCCTGGCTGCCGATCGTCACCATGGTCGTCTCGGCGGTCTATGTGACCAATGACGGGCTGTTCTCGAAATCCTTCCTGAACTCCGCCATCACGGTGACGTTGTGTTCCCTGTGGCCGACGCTGATCAACACGGCCCATGGCGTTGCCAGCATCGACAAGGATCTGGTGAACGTCTCCCGGGTTCTGAAGATGTCGACCTGGTCCAAGATCACGCGTCTGGTCCTGCCGTCGGCCCAGCCGCTGATCTTCACCGGGCTGCGCCTCAGCCTGGGCGTGGGCTGGATGGTCCTGATCGCCGCCGAAATGCTGGCGCAGAATCCGGGCCTCGGGAAATTCGTCTGGGACGAATTCCAGAACGGTTCGTCCCAGAGCCTCGCCAAGATCATGGTCGCGGTCTTCACCATCGGGGTCATCGGCTTCCTGTTGGACCGGATGATGTACGCGATCCAGACCCTTCTGACCCACACCAACAATCGGTGA